A single Blastopirellula retiformator DNA region contains:
- the ilvE gene encoding branched-chain-amino-acid transaminase, with amino-acid sequence MSSQQIFINGKYYSKEEAVVSVFDHGLLYGDGVFEGLRVYEGKVFRMEQHLKRLYDSAKAILLEIPLPIEAMTDAVLETVEKNGLANCYIRLLITRGAGTLGLGPERTSNPQVIIIVDKISLYPEEHYRNGLEIVTASTIRNHPGALSPRIKSLNYLNNIMAKCEASKAGCLEALMLNHKGEVSECTADNIFIVKNGVLMTPPTDAGILEGVTREAVLELAVEAGIPTQEKTLTRHDVYVADECFMTGTAAEVIAVVRIDSRPIGDARPGPITLKLQELFHKLARS; translated from the coding sequence AGCGGTCGTCAGCGTCTTCGACCATGGCTTGCTCTACGGCGACGGGGTTTTCGAAGGCTTGCGCGTCTACGAAGGCAAGGTCTTCCGGATGGAGCAGCACCTGAAACGCCTGTATGACTCGGCCAAGGCGATCTTGCTGGAAATCCCGCTTCCGATCGAAGCGATGACCGACGCCGTGCTGGAAACGGTCGAAAAGAACGGCCTAGCCAACTGCTACATCCGTCTGCTGATCACCCGCGGCGCCGGCACCTTGGGCCTTGGCCCCGAGCGGACGTCGAATCCGCAAGTGATCATCATCGTTGACAAGATCTCGCTCTATCCGGAAGAGCACTACCGCAACGGGCTTGAGATCGTCACCGCCAGCACGATTCGCAACCATCCCGGCGCCCTCAGCCCGCGAATCAAGTCGCTGAACTACCTGAACAACATCATGGCCAAGTGCGAAGCCTCGAAGGCGGGCTGCCTGGAAGCGCTGATGCTGAACCACAAAGGGGAAGTGTCGGAATGCACCGCCGATAACATTTTCATCGTCAAGAACGGCGTGTTGATGACCCCGCCGACCGACGCCGGCATCCTGGAAGGGGTGACCCGTGAAGCGGTCTTGGAACTGGCGGTCGAAGCCGGCATTCCGACGCAGGAAAAGACGCTGACCCGCCACGACGTCTACGTCGCCGACGAGTGCTTCATGACCGGCACCGCCGCCGAAGTGATCGCCGTCGTCCGCATCGATAGCCGCCCGATCGGCGACGCCCGCCCAGGCCCGATCACGCTAAAGTTGCAGGAACTGTTCCACAAGCTGGCCCGTTCGTAG
- a CDS encoding nucleotide sugar dehydrogenase, which yields MSQDASTEQLSTQLHQAILSKEAKVGIIGLGYVGLPLVQAFIGSEFSALGFDVDQKKVDALTRGDSYIKHVDSKWIADWVQSGRFAATSDPKRLAEADVLLICVPTPLDASRDPDLSYVESTTQMIAENLRPGQLVVLESTTYPGTTRDVVAPILAKSGLQPGVDFFLAYSPEREDPGNPNFTASGIPKVVGGYDPVSLKLADAFYAQAVVQTIPVSSCEVAEACKILENTYRAVNIALVNELKLLFDRLDIDVWEVINAAKTKPFGFQAFYPGPGLGGHCIPIDPFYLSWLARANEMPTRFIELAGEINTSMPLFVVQKLADALNNVRKPTNGSKVLILGAAYKKNVDDPRESPTFKIMELLAERGAVLSYNDPYIPKLPSMRHYDLPPLESVELSPANLASFDAVMIVTDHDDYDYQQIVNDAQLVIDTRNATKNVTEGREKIVPA from the coding sequence ATGAGCCAAGACGCTAGCACCGAACAACTCTCGACTCAGCTCCACCAGGCGATCCTCTCCAAAGAGGCCAAAGTGGGGATAATCGGCCTTGGCTACGTTGGGCTGCCGCTGGTACAGGCCTTTATCGGCAGCGAGTTCTCGGCTCTGGGCTTTGATGTCGATCAGAAAAAGGTCGACGCGCTGACCCGCGGCGATAGCTACATCAAGCATGTCGACTCGAAGTGGATCGCCGATTGGGTCCAAAGCGGCCGCTTCGCCGCGACCAGCGATCCGAAGCGACTGGCCGAGGCGGACGTGCTGTTGATCTGCGTGCCAACCCCACTCGACGCGTCGCGCGATCCCGACCTGTCCTACGTCGAGTCGACCACCCAGATGATCGCCGAGAACCTGCGCCCCGGCCAATTGGTCGTGCTCGAAAGCACCACCTATCCCGGCACCACCCGCGATGTTGTGGCGCCGATTCTCGCCAAGTCAGGCCTCCAGCCAGGGGTCGACTTCTTTTTGGCCTACAGCCCCGAACGAGAAGATCCCGGCAACCCGAACTTCACCGCCAGCGGCATTCCCAAAGTCGTTGGCGGCTACGATCCGGTCAGCTTGAAGCTGGCCGATGCGTTCTATGCCCAAGCAGTCGTCCAGACGATTCCGGTTAGCAGCTGCGAAGTGGCCGAAGCCTGCAAGATTTTGGAGAACACCTACCGGGCGGTAAACATCGCCCTGGTCAATGAACTGAAACTGCTGTTCGATCGGCTCGACATCGACGTCTGGGAAGTGATCAATGCGGCTAAGACCAAGCCGTTTGGCTTTCAGGCGTTCTATCCGGGGCCAGGTCTGGGCGGTCACTGCATCCCGATCGATCCGTTCTATCTCAGTTGGCTCGCCCGGGCGAATGAGATGCCGACGCGGTTTATTGAACTGGCGGGCGAAATCAACACGTCGATGCCGCTGTTCGTCGTGCAAAAGTTGGCCGACGCGCTGAACAACGTCCGCAAACCGACCAACGGCAGCAAGGTGCTGATCCTGGGCGCCGCGTATAAGAAGAACGTCGATGACCCGCGCGAGAGCCCGACCTTCAAGATCATGGAACTGCTGGCCGAGCGGGGCGCGGTTCTGTCATACAACGATCCCTACATCCCGAAGCTGCCTTCGATGCGGCACTACGACCTGCCGCCGCTGGAAAGCGTCGAGCTTTCGCCGGCGAACCTCGCTTCGTTCGACGCGGTGATGATCGTCACCGACCATGACGACTACGACTATCAACAGATCGTCAACGACGCCCAGCTGGTGATCGACACCCGCAACGCGACGAAAAACGTGACCGAAGGCCGCGAGAAGATCGTCCCGGCGTAA